A genomic segment from Orientia tsutsugamushi str. Boryong encodes:
- a CDS encoding DNA adenine methylase, with protein MSTAISNEPKPFLHWVGGKRRIVNKLIEHLPSGPYYNYYEPFLGGGALFFQVRHLFKQCFLSDINLDLITSYHAVKKNPNEVNRLLNLYHKNHSENYYYKIRDNYYSNDPNDITAKFIYLNKYSFRGIYRLNRDGTSAQTFSDKRYLKLHICSRINKCSKLLTDVSICAMDFSFIEPKKGDFVYLDPPYHQSGERFYTRVPFDEKEQIRLRDFVYELNNKGVKIMLSNNNTTFIKALYKDLFITHIGVTYSINEQRNLVNGLIITNYN; from the coding sequence GTGTCAACGGCAATTTCTAATGAACCAAAGCCTTTTCTTCACTGGGTTGGAGGTAAAAGGAGAATTGTTAATAAATTAATAGAGCATCTTCCTTCAGGGCCATACTATAATTACTATGAACCATTTCTTGGAGGTGGGGCTTTATTTTTTCAAGTTAGGCATCTGTTTAAACAATGTTTTTTGTCTGATATTAATCTCGACTTAATTACTAGTTATCACGCTGTAAAAAAGAATCCAAATGAAGTCAACAGATTACTGAATCTATATCACAAAAACCATTCTGAAAATTACTACTATAAAATAAGAGACAATTATTATAGTAATGATCCTAATGATATCACGGCAAAATTTATATATCTTAATAAATACTCTTTTAGGGGAATTTATAGGCTAAACAGAGATGGTACATCTGCTCAAACATTTTCTGATAAGCGATATCTTAAGCTTCATATTTGCTCTAGAATAAATAAATGTAGCAAACTTTTAACCGATGTATCAATTTGCGCTATGGATTTTTCGTTTATAGAACCTAAAAAAGGTGACTTCGTTTATCTTGATCCGCCTTACCACCAATCTGGAGAACGTTTCTATACCAGAGTTCCATTTGATGAAAAAGAGCAAATCAGACTACGAGATTTTGTTTATGAACTCAACAATAAAGGTGTTAAAATTATGCTTTCAAATAATAACACTACCTTTATTAAAGCTTTATACAAAGACCTCTTCATCACTCATATTGGAGTTACATACTCAATTAATGAACAACGCAATCTCGTTAATGGGCTAATAATTACCAACTATAATTAA
- a CDS encoding HD domain-containing protein: protein MIDFYSESLLNKLFRINVRFNAEIDLDKVERAIFYAKKYHDKQLRDTGEPYYMHPLEVAYMVADYSFETDTIITAILHDTLEDTTLTKEKIVKVFGKKIAEQVSELTRIKDNKKISSREMIQTFYSQNKTELLLIKLFDRFHNIQTVSIKPYEKRQKIVIETQQEFIPLAQYLNLPEIGELLNEYCKFY from the coding sequence ATGATAGACTTTTATAGCGAGAGCTTACTAAATAAGCTGTTTAGAATCAACGTAAGATTTAACGCTGAAATTGATCTTGATAAAGTTGAAAGAGCAATATTTTACGCTAAAAAATATCATGACAAACAACTTCGAGATACAGGAGAGCCATATTATATGCATCCATTAGAGGTAGCTTATATGGTAGCAGACTACAGTTTTGAAACAGATACGATTATTACAGCAATACTACATGATACCCTCGAAGACACAACACTAACTAAAGAAAAGATTGTTAAGGTATTTGGTAAAAAAATTGCAGAACAGGTTTCAGAACTCACAAGGATTAAGGATAATAAAAAAATCAGTTCTAGAGAAATGATTCAAACATTTTATAGCCAAAATAAAACAGAACTATTATTAATTAAGCTTTTCGATCGATTCCATAATATTCAGACTGTATCAATAAAACCTTATGAAAAAAGACAAAAAATCGTCATTGAAACTCAGCAAGAATTTATACCTCTTGCTCAATACCTTAATCTACCAGAGATTGGAGAACTCCTGAACGAATATTGCAAATTTTACTAG
- a CDS encoding ATP-dependent helicase, which yields MSQYLLDLNPEQREAVITTNGPLLVLAGAGTGKTRVITYRIAYIIDQFMASPEEILAVTFTNKAATEMQSRVAEITNNTTGIYIGTFHAIATKILKAHAELVGLTSSFSIIDQSEQVRVIKNICETHGISTKNYSPKDICEIISRWKDLGEQPKIDCHTPIYQVAQKIYQHYQTELQKSNVVDFGDLLLYNMKIFSEYPDVLNFYQTKFKYVFIDEYQDTNNVQYFWAKALVNLHENLCCVGDDDQSIYSWRGANIENILKFKDDFKNAKLIKLEQNYRSTNSILTAASSIICNNKYRHDKKLWTNKQSDQPIRIVYCYNDREEARFISSEIKKLITKSPNLSIAVLVRSSSQAHVLEESFFSNNIKYQVIGGFRFFDRMEIADMIAYLRVLVNHNDNLALTRIINVPKRSIGPATLHTIKEYAQQHESSMFTAIEQILSKKLLKPQLELTLQSLINKFKEWHSLYKAGYTPAKVTEIICEDSNYLQMLKDDKSSQSDRRIENIQEMIRAMLDYNSIEEFLEHTSLFLERDNGINAKDNSAVSLMTLHASKGLEFDVVFLPGLEEGVFPHQKSLIAEDQRALEEERRIAYVGITRAKQSLYISYADQRRIFNEFVKLQPSRFLLDIPDSISLSTTSMIHYSSAANNNYFQKSLSAAMPNSQSKASSKFFTGAKVLHKQFGQGTVIRIMNDNIEVAFYVGGIKTIKQQFLTINARLG from the coding sequence ATGAGTCAGTATTTATTAGATCTAAATCCAGAACAACGAGAAGCAGTAATAACTACTAATGGTCCATTGTTAGTATTAGCTGGAGCTGGTACAGGTAAAACAAGAGTGATAACTTATCGTATTGCTTATATTATTGACCAATTTATGGCATCACCAGAAGAAATTCTTGCAGTAACATTTACTAATAAGGCTGCAACAGAAATGCAATCACGTGTCGCAGAAATAACTAACAATACTACAGGTATATACATTGGAACTTTTCATGCTATTGCTACTAAAATTCTTAAAGCGCATGCTGAGTTGGTAGGGTTAACATCATCATTTTCAATAATAGACCAATCTGAACAAGTAAGAGTTATTAAAAATATTTGTGAAACACATGGCATTTCAACAAAAAATTATTCCCCAAAAGATATTTGCGAAATAATAAGTAGATGGAAAGATCTTGGCGAGCAACCTAAGATAGATTGCCATACTCCTATTTATCAAGTTGCACAAAAAATCTACCAACATTATCAAACAGAATTACAAAAATCCAATGTAGTTGATTTTGGAGATTTATTATTATACAACATGAAAATTTTCAGTGAATATCCTGATGTTTTAAATTTTTATCAAACAAAATTTAAGTATGTTTTTATTGATGAATATCAAGATACTAATAATGTTCAGTATTTTTGGGCTAAAGCTTTAGTCAATTTGCATGAAAATCTATGTTGTGTAGGTGACGACGACCAATCAATTTATAGTTGGAGAGGAGCAAACATAGAAAATATTTTAAAGTTTAAAGACGACTTCAAAAACGCTAAGTTAATTAAGCTTGAGCAAAATTATAGATCAACTAATAGCATTTTAACAGCAGCTAGTAGTATCATTTGCAACAATAAATATCGTCATGATAAAAAACTATGGACTAATAAACAATCTGATCAACCAATAAGGATTGTATATTGTTATAATGATCGTGAAGAAGCACGGTTTATTAGCTCTGAAATTAAAAAATTAATAACTAAATCACCTAATCTTTCCATTGCTGTACTAGTTAGATCTAGCTCACAAGCTCATGTTTTAGAAGAGTCATTTTTTAGCAATAATATAAAATATCAAGTAATTGGTGGGTTTAGATTTTTTGATAGAATGGAAATTGCAGATATGATAGCATATTTGCGAGTACTAGTAAATCACAATGATAATTTAGCATTAACTAGAATTATTAATGTACCTAAAAGATCTATTGGCCCTGCAACATTACATACTATTAAGGAGTATGCTCAGCAACATGAAAGTTCAATGTTTACTGCGATTGAGCAGATATTAAGTAAAAAACTTTTAAAACCTCAGCTAGAGTTAACATTACAAAGTTTAATTAACAAATTTAAAGAATGGCATTCTCTATATAAAGCTGGTTATACTCCTGCTAAGGTAACTGAAATTATTTGCGAGGACTCTAATTATTTACAAATGTTAAAAGATGATAAATCTTCTCAGAGCGACAGAAGAATAGAAAATATTCAAGAAATGATTAGAGCAATGCTAGATTATAATAGTATCGAAGAGTTTTTAGAACATACAAGTTTATTTTTGGAACGAGATAATGGTATTAACGCTAAAGATAATAGCGCAGTTAGCTTAATGACTTTACATGCATCTAAGGGTTTAGAATTTGATGTAGTATTTTTACCTGGATTGGAAGAAGGAGTTTTCCCTCATCAAAAGTCACTTATTGCTGAAGATCAAAGAGCTTTAGAGGAAGAAAGAAGGATAGCTTATGTTGGAATTACCAGAGCTAAACAAAGTTTATACATTAGTTATGCTGACCAAAGAAGAATATTTAATGAATTTGTAAAACTACAACCTTCAAGATTTTTATTAGATATACCTGATAGTATATCATTATCTACAACTTCAATGATACATTATAGCAGTGCTGCTAATAACAACTATTTTCAAAAATCATTATCAGCAGCAATGCCTAATTCTCAATCTAAAGCTTCAAGCAAATTTTTTACAGGCGCGAAAGTTCTGCATAAACAATTTGGGCAAGGCACAGTAATAAGAATTATGAATGATAACATTGAAGTAGCATTTTACGTTGGTGGAATAAAAACTATAAAACAGCAATTCTTAACTATTAACGCTAGATTAGGATAA
- a CDS encoding IS5/IS1182 family transposase, with product MKSDMNYKVVLIDATETPIERPKKTKILLFRKEEMVYTKNSNSVRQANIPSNMYRFSNGKKHDFRLFKESKILIHPKVKAITDTGYQGIQKIHNNSELPKKKSKKNPLTKNDKKNNPRLAGERVVNETVIGMLKQFKIIADKYRNRRKIFGLCVKKKGELISLVKVQLYGRRS from the coding sequence ATGAAGAGTGATATGAATTATAAAGTAGTCTTGATTGATGCTACTGAGACTCCTATAGAAAGACCAAAAAAAACAAAAATTCTATTATTCAGGAAAGAAGAAATGGTATACACTAAAAACTCAAATAGTGTTAGACAAGCAAACATACCAAGTAATATGTACAGATTTTCTAACGGTAAAAAGCATGACTTTAGATTATTTAAGGAATCCAAAATTCTTATTCATCCTAAGGTTAAAGCGATTACTGATACAGGATATCAAGGTATACAAAAAATTCACAATAATTCTGAATTACCAAAGAAAAAAAGCAAGAAAAATCCTTTAACTAAAAATGATAAAAAGAATAATCCTAGATTAGCAGGAGAAAGGGTTGTGAATGAAACCGTTATCGGTATGCTAAAACAGTTCAAAATTATTGCTGATAAATATCGAAATAGACGTAAAATATTCGGTCTGTGCGTCAAGAAAAAAGGTGAATTAATCTCACTGGTGAAAGTCCAGTTATATGGAAGGAGAAGCTAG
- a CDS encoding helix-turn-helix domain-containing protein has product MDEQLLMVLEYLREYRTYFHIGQNYGISES; this is encoded by the coding sequence TTGGATGAACAGTTGCTTATGGTCTTAGAATACCTTAGAGAATACCGCACTTATTTCCATATAGGTCAGAACTATGGGATTAGTGAGAGTTGA
- the gltX gene encoding glutamate--tRNA ligase gives MTVITRFAPSPTGKLHIGNVRVALVNWLYAQKYNGNFILRIDDTDRDRSKVEYHEAIIKDLQWLGINWNSSFLQSIRFNKYKAAKQYLISSGRLYECYETPEMLEIERKRQLTSGYPPIYSRKALELTKAQKVQLQAEGYKVHYRFLIDRNKPIIWNDLIKGEIKYDGSNISDPIVIKEDGTMIYMLCSVIDDIEYRISHIIRGEDHITNTAIQIQMFEALGAAIPQLGHLSLIKSDSGKISKRIGGFTIDYLRDQLGIEPMAVNNLLALSGTSNNVDAYFSLESLITKFDLSAFSKSAIIYNENELVTLNHKLLVNTEYDTIKHRLTAIGLPDVTKEFWLAVRHNLNTLNDIKIWWQICYLPTLDKFQEQDAEFLKLAAGLLPSGKLTDNSWDDWVQNIIKATNRRGKALFMPLRLALTGITYGPELKYLLPLIGGEEVKARLLRHQ, from the coding sequence ATGACTGTAATTACTAGATTTGCTCCTTCTCCCACAGGAAAATTACATATTGGCAATGTTAGAGTTGCTTTAGTAAATTGGTTGTATGCCCAAAAATATAATGGAAATTTTATTCTGCGTATTGATGATACAGATCGTGACCGTAGTAAAGTAGAGTACCATGAAGCTATTATTAAAGATTTGCAGTGGTTAGGAATAAATTGGAATAGCAGCTTTTTACAGTCTATTAGATTCAATAAATATAAAGCAGCTAAGCAATATTTAATTAGTAGTGGTAGATTATATGAATGTTATGAAACGCCTGAAATGCTAGAAATAGAGCGAAAGAGACAGCTTACATCTGGTTATCCACCAATCTATAGCAGAAAAGCTCTTGAACTAACAAAGGCCCAGAAGGTGCAATTGCAAGCTGAAGGATATAAAGTTCATTATCGATTTTTAATTGATCGTAATAAACCAATAATCTGGAATGATTTAATTAAGGGAGAGATCAAATATGATGGTTCAAATATTAGTGATCCGATAGTTATAAAAGAAGATGGTACCATGATATATATGTTATGTTCTGTTATTGATGATATAGAATATCGCATTAGTCATATAATACGTGGTGAAGATCATATTACTAATACAGCTATTCAAATTCAGATGTTTGAAGCATTAGGTGCTGCAATACCTCAATTAGGACATCTAAGTTTAATTAAGTCAGATAGTGGCAAAATTTCTAAAAGAATAGGGGGCTTTACAATCGATTACCTCAGAGATCAGTTAGGTATTGAACCAATGGCTGTGAATAATTTATTAGCCTTATCTGGCACATCAAATAACGTTGATGCATATTTCAGTTTAGAATCGCTTATTACTAAGTTTGATCTTAGTGCATTTTCAAAAAGTGCAATTATTTATAATGAAAATGAGCTTGTTACGCTAAATCATAAGCTTCTTGTAAACACTGAGTATGATACCATTAAACATAGGTTAACTGCAATTGGATTACCTGATGTTACTAAAGAATTTTGGTTAGCGGTACGCCATAACCTGAATACATTAAATGATATCAAGATTTGGTGGCAAATATGCTATTTACCTACTTTAGATAAATTTCAGGAGCAGGATGCAGAGTTTTTAAAGCTTGCTGCTGGATTGTTGCCTTCAGGAAAGTTAACTGATAATAGTTGGGATGATTGGGTTCAAAATATTATTAAAGCAACTAATAGACGTGGTAAAGCATTATTTATGCCTTTAAGATTAGCTTTAACTGGTATAACATATGGCCCTGAATTAAAATATTTATTACCTTTAATTGGAGGAGAGGAAGTTAAAGCAAGACTTCTAAGACATCAATAA
- a CDS encoding IS110 family transposase — protein sequence MNSIIVGIDVSKETFDAAVLINNKVQTRKFNNTSEWFNKLVTCLKSRGPGHVCMKATGIYLLEKLSEIFVQLVSVVNPARIKGFAMSKLSRTKKTQIKQTVY from the coding sequence ATGAATAGTATAATTGTAGGAATTGACGTTTCTAAAGAAACATTTGATGCAGCTGTGTTAATTAATAATAAAGTTCAAACAAGAAAATTTAATAATACTTCTGAATGGTTTAACAAATTAGTAACATGCTTAAAAAGCAGAGGACCTGGACACGTTTGTATGAAAGCAACAGGTATCTACTTACTGGAAAAACTTAGCGAAATATTTGTACAATTAGTGAGCGTAGTAAATCCTGCACGTATTAAAGGTTTTGCCATGAGTAAACTTAGTCGTACAAAAAAAACACAGATAAAGCAGACAGTGTATTAA
- a CDS encoding IS5 family transposase (programmed frameshift), whose amino-acid sequence MKLDQIKELKDEKFRRLTVVRKGTFSKMVDILRKADGVKKSKGGRKNKLNLEEQLLMALEYLREYRTYFHIGQNYGISESSAYKAVKWVEDTLVKHPNFALPGRKALMNSDMNYEVVLIDATESPIERPKKKQKFYYSGKKKRHTLKTQIVVDKKTHQVICTDFSNGKKHDFRLFKESKILIHPKIKAITDIGYQGIQKIHNNSALPKKKSKKNPLTKNDKKNNRRLAGERVVNENVIGMLKRFKIIADKYRNRRKRLGLRFILISGIYNFALP is encoded by the exons ATGAAATTAGATCAGATTAAAGAGTTAAAGGATGAAAAATTTCGTCGATTAACAGTAGTAAGGAAGGGAACATTCTCAAAGATGGTGGATATTTTGAGGAAAGCTGATGGTGTTAAGAAATCAAAAGGAGGGCGTAAAAATAAGCTCAATTTGGAGGAACAGTTATTGATGGCCTTAGAATACCTTAGAGAATACCGTACTTATTTTCATATAGGTCAGAACTATGGGATTAGTGAAAGTTCAGCATATAAAGCTGTAAAATGGGTAGAAGACACCTTAGTTAAACACCCAAACTTTGCTCTTCCAGGTCGTAAAGCTCTAATGAATAGCGATATGAATTATGAAGTAGTCTTGATTGATGCTACTGAGAGTCCAATAGAAAGACCCA AAAAAAAACAAAAATTCTATTATTCAGGAAAGAAGAAAAGGCATACACTAAAGACTCAAATAGTGGTAGACAAGAAAACACACCAAGTAATATGTACAGATTTTTCTAACGGTAAAAAACATGACTTTAGATTATTTAAGGAATCCAAAATTCTTATCCATCCTAAGATTAAAGCGATTACTGATATAGGATATCAAGGTATACAAAAAATTCACAATAATTCTGCATTACCAAAGAAAAAAAGCAAGAAAAATCCTTTAACTAAAAATGATAAAAAGAATAATCGTAGGTTAGCAGGAGAAAGAGTTGTCAATGAAAACGTTATTGGTATGCTAAAACGGTTCAAAATTATTGCTGACAAATATCGAAATAGACGTAAAAGATTAGGTCTTAGATTTATTTTAATCTCTGGCATTTATAATTTTGCACTACCTTAA
- a CDS encoding sensor histidine kinase: MPIEDEGQNKINKLTEKLSTEGINSTTIKQIDAEMQKLYCQLEESEEVSINCIEWIQYFRLIVNNYDRKKVNIIASLNGMIFLFRQYIASTNVRIETFNIELLINNTVIRMREHFENENIKLNVQNDIKTILIGDSFRIKAVISQLIGSAIINSSKNSKITININQYSEILQFTVQNIGLSPSKEKLERINAELENLNLVTYQELGEGLAFIKHLTDQLKGRLRAKEENNYITFSFDVPITSFNSSL; encoded by the coding sequence ATGCCTATTGAAGACGAAGGTCAAAATAAAATCAATAAATTAACTGAAAAATTATCCACAGAGGGAATTAATAGCACAACAATAAAACAGATAGATGCTGAAATGCAAAAACTATACTGCCAGCTAGAGGAATCTGAGGAAGTAAGCATAAATTGCATAGAGTGGATACAATATTTTAGGCTAATAGTAAATAACTACGACAGAAAAAAAGTAAATATAATAGCTTCTCTAAATGGAATGATTTTTTTATTTAGACAATACATAGCATCAACGAATGTAAGGATTGAAACATTTAACATAGAATTGCTAATAAATAATACCGTTATCAGAATGAGGGAACATTTTGAAAATGAGAATATAAAGCTAAATGTTCAAAATGACATAAAGACAATTCTGATTGGAGATAGTTTTCGAATAAAAGCAGTAATAAGTCAGTTAATTGGTAGTGCTATTATAAATAGTAGTAAGAATAGCAAGATTACTATTAACATCAATCAGTATTCAGAAATATTACAATTTACAGTACAAAACATAGGACTAAGCCCTTCTAAAGAAAAATTAGAAAGAATAAATGCTGAACTAGAGAATTTGAATTTGGTAACATATCAAGAACTAGGAGAAGGATTAGCATTTATTAAACATCTTACAGATCAGCTAAAAGGAAGACTAAGAGCAAAAGAGGAAAATAATTACATAACTTTTTCATTTGATGTACCAATAACTAGTTTTAACTCTTCTTTATGA
- a CDS encoding phospholipase D family protein encodes MKNINSSKKSKLIKGQTLAVMLVNIAIGAVAGIKYADLEPRHQTIISKDANLDICFTPSSSGCTTVITRAIASANNSIYIQAYGFTSASIADEIVKAKKRGVAVSVILDKSNISSKHSKMKLLKQYNINVRIDTVPGIAHNKVMIIDDSTVITGSFNFTEAADKSNAENVIIIQNSDVAKIYLDNWQKRYLRSREA; translated from the coding sequence ATGAAAAATATCAACTCATCAAAGAAGTCCAAACTGATTAAAGGTCAAACTTTAGCAGTTATGCTTGTTAATATTGCAATTGGAGCTGTTGCTGGTATTAAGTATGCAGACTTAGAGCCAAGGCATCAGACTATAATTAGTAAAGATGCTAATTTAGATATTTGTTTTACTCCTTCATCTTCTGGATGTACTACTGTAATAACTCGAGCAATTGCTAGTGCTAATAATAGTATATATATACAAGCTTATGGATTTACATCTGCTAGTATAGCAGACGAGATAGTAAAGGCTAAAAAACGCGGTGTTGCAGTATCTGTAATATTAGATAAAAGTAATATTAGTAGTAAACATTCAAAGATGAAACTATTAAAGCAATATAATATTAATGTTAGAATAGATACTGTACCTGGCATTGCACATAATAAAGTTATGATTATTGATGATAGTACAGTAATTACTGGATCTTTTAATTTTACAGAAGCAGCTGATAAGAGTAATGCTGAAAATGTTATCATTATTCAGAATAGCGATGTTGCTAAGATTTACCTTGATAACTGGCAAAAAAGATATTTACGTTCTAGAGAAGCATAA
- a CDS encoding sensor histidine kinase, translating into MKEKNKTINQWIVQIPPIPVMLLNGERENIDEYMEIITKLRKAKYQVEVAESLKEYCVNLIQNIKYRFNIATSEIVRLASDIMLNDSKNKDKLETILNRAANLQRYCNDVVYTLRSEIENENLCLKKFSIQKLVKDAVRRLEDIAKEKDIKINYNFQYKMKDIVIGNSDHLQAILSQLIGSTIRFNHSCKVIITVHLFTIKNYIKSDNILQFRIHDKGSGISKKKLGDIKAKIADFELVRDYPQMLESGLWFVNYLVNQLNGEMEIESEKDKFTTITCNIPVQLF; encoded by the coding sequence ATGAAAGAAAAGAATAAAACAATTAACCAATGGATAGTACAGATACCTCCAATACCAGTTATGTTGCTGAATGGAGAGAGGGAGAATATCGATGAATATATGGAGATAATAACAAAGTTAAGAAAAGCTAAGTATCAGGTCGAGGTAGCTGAATCATTGAAAGAATATTGTGTGAATCTGATACAGAATATCAAATATAGATTTAATATTGCAACTAGCGAAATTGTAAGGCTAGCAAGCGATATCATGTTAAATGATTCAAAAAATAAAGATAAGCTGGAAACAATATTAAATCGAGCAGCAAATCTCCAAAGGTACTGTAACGATGTAGTTTACACGCTTAGAAGCGAAATTGAGAATGAAAATTTATGTTTAAAAAAATTTAGCATACAAAAGCTAGTAAAGGATGCCGTCAGGAGACTAGAAGACATTGCAAAAGAGAAAGATATAAAAATCAATTACAATTTTCAGTACAAAATGAAGGATATTGTGATTGGAAATAGTGATCACTTACAAGCTATATTAAGTCAATTAATAGGCAGCACGATTAGATTTAATCACAGCTGCAAGGTTATAATTACAGTTCATTTGTTTACTATAAAAAATTATATAAAAAGCGATAACATACTACAATTTAGAATACACGATAAAGGAAGCGGTATTTCAAAGAAAAAATTAGGAGATATAAAAGCAAAAATAGCTGATTTTGAGTTGGTACGAGACTATCCACAAATGCTGGAATCAGGATTATGGTTTGTAAATTACCTTGTTAATCAACTTAATGGAGAAATGGAAATAGAAAGCGAAAAAGACAAGTTTACAACCATTACTTGCAATATTCCAGTACAACTTTTTTAA
- the cysS gene encoding cysteine--tRNA ligase, which translates to MNLYIYNTLSRKKERFVPLNCKSVKMYVCGPTVYDIPHIGNARSVVVYDLLYRVLSFLYDRQNITYVRNITDIDDKIINRAKELKINIFKLTHETTIKFHEDMSYLGCWNPTIEPKATDNIDVMINIITSLIQTGNAYSTDDGHVYFAVKTFQDYNLLSRRTFDSMMLNSSESSEQQKSYFADFVLWKPANADNEDIDAVFDSPWGKGRPGWHIECSAMSYKFLGENFDIHGGGADLIFPHHTNEIAQSRCAFPKSRHASYWVHNGFLTVKGEKMSKSLNNFVTVRDLQKQNINGAAVRLMFLSTHYRKPLDFNDKSLNDAKNIINYLYDTIDSVNVTVQQQDNTKAEFKGNAFTVEFINALLDDLNSPKAIVCLLNIAKQIRRQNQSEYKLALTQALLYASNLLGILHNYQFIKDSNDVKDNSNVIPHEIDLLIAKRIQAKQDKDWNLADQIRSQLLSNGISLTDKADGTTSWKVIK; encoded by the coding sequence ATGAACTTATATATTTATAACACCCTTTCTAGGAAAAAAGAAAGATTTGTTCCACTAAACTGCAAATCAGTAAAGATGTATGTATGTGGTCCTACAGTATATGATATACCTCATATTGGCAATGCTCGTTCGGTTGTCGTATATGATCTTTTATATCGAGTGCTAAGTTTCCTTTATGATAGACAGAATATAACTTATGTAAGAAATATTACGGATATTGATGATAAAATTATAAACCGAGCTAAAGAACTTAAGATTAACATATTCAAATTAACACATGAAACTACAATTAAGTTTCACGAGGATATGTCATATCTAGGGTGCTGGAATCCTACCATTGAACCAAAGGCTACAGATAATATTGATGTTATGATTAATATTATTACATCGTTAATTCAAACTGGTAATGCTTATAGTACTGATGATGGGCATGTTTATTTTGCTGTTAAAACTTTTCAGGATTACAATCTACTATCACGTCGCACATTTGATTCAATGATGTTAAACAGTAGTGAAAGTTCTGAACAACAAAAGTCTTATTTTGCTGATTTTGTTTTGTGGAAACCAGCTAATGCAGATAATGAAGATATAGATGCAGTTTTTGATAGCCCATGGGGGAAGGGACGTCCGGGTTGGCATATTGAGTGTTCTGCTATGAGTTATAAATTTTTAGGAGAGAATTTTGATATACATGGTGGAGGAGCTGATTTAATATTTCCGCATCATACCAATGAAATAGCTCAGAGTAGATGCGCTTTTCCTAAATCTCGTCATGCTTCATATTGGGTGCATAACGGGTTTTTAACTGTAAAAGGTGAAAAGATGAGTAAATCTTTGAATAACTTTGTTACTGTAAGAGACTTACAAAAACAAAATATTAACGGAGCAGCAGTAAGATTGATGTTTCTTAGTACACATTACCGAAAACCATTAGATTTTAATGATAAATCTTTAAATGATGCTAAAAACATTATTAATTATTTATATGATACTATTGATTCTGTAAACGTAACAGTACAGCAGCAAGATAACACCAAAGCCGAATTTAAAGGTAATGCCTTTACTGTGGAGTTTATTAATGCTCTGTTAGATGATTTAAATAGTCCTAAAGCAATTGTATGTTTATTAAATATTGCAAAACAAATTAGACGTCAAAATCAAAGTGAATATAAGTTAGCTTTAACTCAGGCATTATTGTATGCAAGCAATTTATTAGGAATACTACATAATTATCAATTTATCAAAGACAGCAATGATGTAAAAGATAATAGCAATGTAATACCTCATGAGATTGATTTATTAATTGCTAAGCGTATACAAGCTAAACAAGATAAGGATTGGAACTTAGCTGATCAAATTCGTTCTCAATTACTAAGCAATGGAATTAGCTTAACTGATAAAGCAGATGGTACCACTAGTTGGAAGGTAATAAAATAG